A stretch of the Pseudomonadota bacterium genome encodes the following:
- a CDS encoding PilZ domain-containing protein → MKQERRYFQRIPVAFYTNQVAGDEVQRWFAADLSALGLFMERPRPLLEPARTPSIVQVELPLPGIGESLWIKGEVVHDRSCGLFRSAGVRFQAMARKHQRWLRDWLRATDRNRNRALPRRARFTNPNWPVRMDPAALAAVRNPSL, encoded by the coding sequence ATGAAACAGGAACGTCGATACTTTCAGCGAATCCCGGTAGCTTTCTATACCAACCAGGTGGCCGGCGATGAGGTGCAGCGCTGGTTTGCGGCCGATCTCAGTGCGCTAGGACTCTTCATGGAGCGGCCCCGCCCACTGCTCGAGCCCGCCCGCACACCCAGCATCGTTCAGGTCGAGCTGCCGCTGCCAGGGATCGGCGAAAGCCTGTGGATCAAGGGCGAGGTGGTTCACGATCGCAGTTGCGGCCTGTTTCGCAGCGCCGGCGTGCGCTTCCAGGCAATGGCTCGCAAGCACCAGCGCTGGCTGCGCGACTGGCTGAGGGCGACCGACCGGAACCGCAACAGGGCCTTGCCGCGTCGCGCGCGCTTCACCAACCCCAACTGGCCCGTCCGCATGGACCCGGCCGCCTTGGCTGCCGTGCGAAACCCTAGTCTTTGA